One part of the [Synechococcus] sp. NIES-970 genome encodes these proteins:
- a CDS encoding putative protein, microcin C7 resistance MccF like protein codes for MNKLRLPPWLQPGDLLKAIAPSGRLLEQDAFWAGVDVWRSQGYRVELTTGWDACWGYLAGTDQGRRDALAEAWFDPACKGILCARGGYGGMRLLEDWDWKIDSMTPKWLIGFSDITSLLWSLGTVGIASLHGPVLTTFAAEPDWSKQRLFDFLAGKPLAPLQGEGWGWGQAKGILLPANLTVATHILKTKLQPDFDQVILALEDVTEAPYRIDRLLTQWRLMGAFEKVKGIALGRFSRCDELGSADSFSVMEVLGDRLKELNIPIVAQLPFGHDGENAALPVGVPVMLDGDRGLLSFL; via the coding sequence ATGAATAAATTGAGGCTGCCCCCTTGGTTACAACCGGGGGATTTATTGAAGGCGATCGCCCCCAGTGGTCGTTTGTTAGAACAGGATGCATTTTGGGCGGGGGTAGACGTTTGGCGATCGCAGGGCTATCGTGTAGAACTGACGACGGGTTGGGATGCGTGCTGGGGCTATTTGGCTGGGACGGATCAGGGAAGACGCGATGCCTTGGCCGAAGCTTGGTTTGACCCAGCATGCAAAGGCATTCTCTGTGCGCGGGGCGGCTATGGCGGCATGCGTCTGTTGGAAGATTGGGACTGGAAAATCGACTCAATGACTCCCAAATGGCTGATTGGCTTTTCAGATATCACCAGCCTGCTCTGGAGTTTAGGGACGGTGGGAATCGCCAGTCTCCATGGCCCCGTTTTAACCACTTTTGCTGCGGAGCCCGACTGGTCAAAGCAGCGTTTATTTGATTTTTTAGCCGGGAAACCGTTAGCACCACTCCAAGGGGAAGGTTGGGGCTGGGGTCAAGCAAAGGGAATCTTATTGCCAGCGAATTTAACTGTGGCCACCCACATTTTAAAAACGAAATTACAACCCGATTTTGACCAGGTAATTTTGGCCCTCGAAGATGTCACCGAAGCGCCCTATCGCATCGATCGCCTCTTAACCCAATGGCGACTAATGGGAGCATTCGAGAAAGTCAAAGGCATCGCCCTCGGTCGCTTTAGTCGCTGCGATGAGCTGGGTTCAGCGGACAGTTTTAGCGTCATGGAAGTATTGGGCGATCGCCTGAAAGAGTTGAATATTCCCATCGTTGCCCAGTTACCCTTTGGCCATGATGGAGAAAACGCCGCCTTACCCGTGGGCGTGCCCGTCATGCTCGATGGCGATCGCGGTTTACTATCCTTCCTTTAG
- a CDS encoding hypothetical protein (conserved hypothetical protein): protein MAQKFTPEKMARLRAEAQNPYRTLRQFVYLSFGFSGAVGGMIFLLQIAAGRDLQQAIPNLAVQAGVVGLMVFLWRWENKKKLASQNKK, encoded by the coding sequence ATGGCACAGAAATTCACCCCCGAAAAAATGGCGCGGCTCCGGGCCGAAGCGCAAAATCCCTACCGCACCCTCCGGCAATTTGTGTATTTAAGTTTTGGTTTTTCGGGGGCTGTAGGTGGGATGATCTTTTTGTTGCAAATTGCCGCTGGTCGAGACTTACAACAGGCCATTCCAAATCTAGCGGTACAGGCTGGCGTCGTGGGGTTAATGGTTTTTCTCTGGCGTTGGGAAAATAAAAAGAAACTCGCCAGTCAGAACAAAAAATAA
- a CDS encoding putative membrane-associated zinc-dependent metalloprotease, with the protein MSVLAAIAVLALLIVVHELGHFSAARLQKIHVNRFSIGFGPTLLKYQGKETEYAVRAFPLGGYVGFPDDDPDSDIPPEDPDLLRNRPVFDRAIVISAGVIANLIFAYFLLVVQAGTVGFQDIDYQPGVRIPEVLTVVDSPAAQAGMQSGDIVLGINGQVLPSGQAALEQLREEIQNAANTALDLQIKRGEDELSLTVTPDADSDGQGRIGVMLAPNGEIVRNRAGNPVAALQAGSREFQRLASLTVQGFGQLIFNFSETAQQVAGPVAIVAVGADLAKDDLSNLFQFGSLISINLAIINILPLPALDGGQLAFLLVEGIRGKPLPMRLQENIMQTGLVLLLGLGVFLIVRDTVNLAFFQNLIR; encoded by the coding sequence ATGTCCGTACTGGCGGCGATCGCAGTTTTGGCACTCCTCATCGTGGTCCATGAACTTGGTCACTTCTCAGCAGCCCGACTCCAAAAGATTCATGTCAACCGTTTTTCTATCGGTTTTGGGCCGACCCTCCTGAAATACCAGGGCAAAGAAACAGAATACGCCGTGCGCGCCTTTCCCCTCGGTGGCTACGTGGGCTTTCCTGACGATGATCCAGACAGCGATATTCCCCCAGAAGACCCCGATCTTCTCCGTAACCGCCCCGTGTTTGACCGGGCAATTGTGATCAGTGCGGGCGTTATTGCCAACTTAATTTTTGCCTACTTTCTCTTAGTGGTGCAGGCCGGTACTGTCGGTTTCCAGGATATTGACTACCAGCCTGGTGTCCGCATCCCTGAAGTCCTCACCGTTGTAGATTCCCCCGCGGCCCAAGCCGGCATGCAGAGTGGTGACATTGTCCTTGGGATCAATGGCCAGGTCCTCCCCAGTGGCCAGGCTGCCCTTGAACAACTGCGGGAAGAAATCCAAAATGCAGCCAATACCGCCCTCGATCTCCAGATAAAACGGGGTGAAGATGAGCTTTCCCTGACTGTAACCCCTGATGCTGATAGTGATGGTCAAGGCCGAATCGGGGTGATGTTGGCCCCCAATGGTGAAATTGTTCGAAATCGTGCGGGGAATCCAGTCGCGGCGCTCCAGGCGGGATCTCGAGAATTTCAACGGCTTGCGAGTTTAACAGTCCAAGGGTTTGGGCAACTGATTTTTAATTTCAGCGAAACAGCCCAACAGGTGGCTGGCCCCGTGGCGATCGTCGCTGTGGGCGCAGATTTAGCCAAAGATGACCTGAGCAATTTATTTCAGTTTGGCTCCTTGATCAGCATCAACCTGGCGATTATCAACATCCTCCCCCTGCCGGCCCTCGATGGAGGCCAGTTAGCCTTTCTGCTCGTCGAAGGGATTCGCGGTAAGCCCTTGCCGATGCGTCTCCAGGAAAACATTATGCAAACGGGCCTTGTGCTCTTGTTGGGCCTTGGGGTTTTCCTCATTGTGCGCGATACGGTTAATTTGGCCTTTTTTCAGAATCTAATTCGTTAA